The nucleotide sequence GAAGCTGAATGGGGACAGATACGTGCGGCACTTGAACAAACGGTGGGCAAAAACAACCACCTGACATGGATAGAACCTCTTAGCTTCTTGGGCTTTGACGATGGCGTCATTGAGTTTCAGGTGAAAACCACCTTCATGGGGGACTGGGTTTCGCGCAATTTCGGCGATGAGATCAAGCGCGAAAGTCTGAAGCAAGGGGTCCAGGTTGACCGGATTGTCTTCAAAGTCGGCGGCGCAAAAACTGCCGTGGCAAAGCCCGAAAAGGTGGCAGAACCTCTCAGGACCGTGTCTGCAAAGGCGGACGTCGATCTGCCGGGTGCGCCCTTGGACAAACGGTTCACATTTGATCGTTTCGTGGTCGGCAAGCCGAACGAGCTGGCACATGCCGCGTCCCGTCGTGTCGCTGAAGGCGGAGCCGTTACATTCAACCCGCTGTTCCTTTATGGCGGTGTCGGCCTCGGCAAAACGCACCTGATGCACGCGATCGCCTGGGAGCTTCAGGAACGCTCGCCAAAGCTGCGCGTCGTGTATCTGTCGGCTGAACAGTTCATGTACCGTTTCATCCAGGCGCTGCGCGACAAGCAGATGATGGACTTCAAAGAATTGTTCCGCTCCGTTGACGTGTTGATGGTGGATGACGTGCAATTCATCGCCGGCAAAGACAGCACGCAGGACGAATTCTTCCACACATTCAACGCTTTGGTCGATCAGGGCAAGCAGGTCATCATCTCCGCCGACCGTGCGCCGGGCGAGATTGACGGTCTAGAAGACCGCATCAAGTCGCGCTTGCAATGGGGGCTCGTCGTTGACCTTCACCCAACGGACTACGAACTGCGCTTGGGCATCCTTCAACAGAAGGTCGAGAACTACAAATCCCAGTACCAAGAGTTGCAAATCTCCGACGGTGTTTTGGAATTTCTGGCGCACCGCATCTCAAACAATGTGCGCGTCCTGGAGGGCGCACTGACCCGCCTCTTCGCGTTCGCATCACTGGTTGGCCGTGAGATTACGTTGGATATGGCGCAGGAAAGTCTCGCTGACATTCTGCGCCAATCCGACCGCAAGGTCACAATGGACGAGATCATGCGCAAGACCTGTGACTACTACAACGTGCGGATGTCCGACATGATGTCGCCCAAGCGGTCTCGTAACATCGCGCGGCCTCGCCAGATGGCGATGTGGCTGGCCAAGCATCTGACGCAGCGGTCCTATCCTGAGATCGGCAAACGCTTCGGGGGTCGTGACCACACGACCGTTATCCACGCGGTTCGCAAGATCGAGGAGCTGAAGGCGCAAGACAGTCAGGTTGCTGAAGACGCGGAGCTTCTGCGACGTATGCTTGAGGCTTGACCCCAGCGCGGTAACGGCGGACATTCTAAATTAACAATTGCATTGACGGGCGGAGAGGGTACCTTCTCCGCCCCGACTGTCTAAAAAGGGACTTTGCCCGATGAAAATCAGTGTCGAACGCAGCGTGCTATTGAAGGCCGTAGGCCAAGCCCAATCCGTCGTTGAGCGCCGGAACACAATTCCGATTTTGGCCAACGTACTGATCGAAGCCGAGGGCAACACCGTCAGCTTCCGCGCGACGGACCTTGATATCGAAGTCGTCGACAAAGCCGCCGCGCAAGTCGAACGTGCAGGGGCCACCACGGTCTCCGCGACCACGCTTCATGAGATCGTGCGCAAGCTTCCTGACGGGGCCTTGGTCTCGCTTTCAGACGATGGCACCTCCGGGAGGCTTACGGTTGAGGCGGGGCGGTCCAATTTCTCGCTAGCAACGTTGCCGAAGGAAGACTTTCCGGTGATGGCATCGTCGGAGTACGAGTCGAATTTTTCGGCCTCGGCACCGGTGCTGCGCAGGCTTTTTGACAAGTCCAAATTCGCAATTTCTACTGAAGAAACAAGATATTATCTCAACGGCGTGTATATGCATGTGTCGGATGCAGATGGTGGAAAAGTTCTGCGGTGTGTGGCCACCGATGGTCACCGTTTGGCGCGAATTGATGCGGATCTGCCGTCTGATGCAGCAGGTATGCCGGGCGTCATTGTCCCCCGTAAGACTGTCGCGGAGCTCCGCAAATTGCTTGATGATGACGAGATGCAGATCGCGGTTTCCGTGTCGGAAACCAAAGTGCGGTTTGCAACGCCCGATATCACGCTGACGTCGAAAGTCATCGACGGAACCTTCCCCGACTACACCCGCGTTATTCCGCAAGGTAACACGCGCCAGATGACAGTAGAGGCAAAGGATTTCGCCACGGCGGTGGATCGTGTGGCGACGGTGTCTTCTGAACGCTCGCGTGCGGTGAAATTGCAGCTGTCGGAAGATAAGCTGGTCCTGTCGGTCAATGCTCCCGATTCAGGTGCGGCTGAGGAAGAACTTGGCGTCGCGTACAGCGGCGAATTGCTGGAAATTGGGTTTAATGCCAAATACCTGCTCGAAATCGCTGGTCAAGTGGACCGCGAAAACGCGGTTTTCATGTTTAATTCCGCAGGTGATCCGGCTTTGATGCAGGAAGGCAATGACAGCTCTGCAATTTACGTTGTGATGCCGATGCGCGTTTGACGCGTGAATGAGCGCGCTTTTCCTCTCTGAACTGAAACTCTCGCATTTCAGATCGCATAAATCCGTTAACATTTCCTGTGACGGCAGACCAATCGCGATATTTGGATCAAACGGCGCGGGCAAAACCAATATTTTGGAAGCGATATCAATGCTCTCGCCGGGGCGCGGCTTGCGGCGGGCGAAGGCTGATGAAATTGCCCGGGCGCCGGAACATGTTGGCTGGAA is from uncultured Litoreibacter sp. and encodes:
- the dnaA gene encoding chromosomal replication initiator protein DnaA; the protein is MTEAEWGQIRAALEQTVGKNNHLTWIEPLSFLGFDDGVIEFQVKTTFMGDWVSRNFGDEIKRESLKQGVQVDRIVFKVGGAKTAVAKPEKVAEPLRTVSAKADVDLPGAPLDKRFTFDRFVVGKPNELAHAASRRVAEGGAVTFNPLFLYGGVGLGKTHLMHAIAWELQERSPKLRVVYLSAEQFMYRFIQALRDKQMMDFKELFRSVDVLMVDDVQFIAGKDSTQDEFFHTFNALVDQGKQVIISADRAPGEIDGLEDRIKSRLQWGLVVDLHPTDYELRLGILQQKVENYKSQYQELQISDGVLEFLAHRISNNVRVLEGALTRLFAFASLVGREITLDMAQESLADILRQSDRKVTMDEIMRKTCDYYNVRMSDMMSPKRSRNIARPRQMAMWLAKHLTQRSYPEIGKRFGGRDHTTVIHAVRKIEELKAQDSQVAEDAELLRRMLEA
- the dnaN gene encoding DNA polymerase III subunit beta; amino-acid sequence: MKISVERSVLLKAVGQAQSVVERRNTIPILANVLIEAEGNTVSFRATDLDIEVVDKAAAQVERAGATTVSATTLHEIVRKLPDGALVSLSDDGTSGRLTVEAGRSNFSLATLPKEDFPVMASSEYESNFSASAPVLRRLFDKSKFAISTEETRYYLNGVYMHVSDADGGKVLRCVATDGHRLARIDADLPSDAAGMPGVIVPRKTVAELRKLLDDDEMQIAVSVSETKVRFATPDITLTSKVIDGTFPDYTRVIPQGNTRQMTVEAKDFATAVDRVATVSSERSRAVKLQLSEDKLVLSVNAPDSGAAEEELGVAYSGELLEIGFNAKYLLEIAGQVDRENAVFMFNSAGDPALMQEGNDSSAIYVVMPMRV